Proteins encoded within one genomic window of Synechococcales cyanobacterium T60_A2020_003:
- a CDS encoding aspartyl/asparaginyl beta-hydroxylase domain-containing protein: MSSANTTRKLVQQPWFQRFERWVGESSYVGNAVFFEKEQFPWVEELEANWHVIRQELDAVMPFVDDLPNFQDISERQYRIANDDRWKTYFFCAFSYKAQKNCDRCPETTRLIEKIPGMKVAFFSILAPGKHIPAHRGKHKGLVRYHLALKVPEPREQCRIRVDNQIRYWEEGKSLLFDDTYDHEVWNDTDGYRVVLFLDIARPLPFPLSLLNWAVNKVVASSSIVQKAKQNHEAWEKKFAPVEQAARSSANAQS, translated from the coding sequence ATGAGCAGCGCAAACACAACACGGAAACTTGTCCAGCAACCTTGGTTTCAGCGCTTCGAGCGTTGGGTTGGGGAATCGTCCTATGTGGGCAATGCAGTATTTTTTGAAAAAGAGCAGTTTCCCTGGGTCGAAGAACTGGAGGCCAACTGGCACGTAATCCGCCAAGAGCTGGACGCCGTGATGCCGTTTGTGGATGATCTGCCCAATTTCCAAGACATTTCTGAGCGTCAGTATCGGATTGCCAACGACGATCGTTGGAAAACCTATTTCTTTTGCGCCTTTAGCTACAAGGCACAGAAAAATTGCGATCGCTGCCCCGAAACCACACGATTAATCGAAAAGATCCCAGGCATGAAGGTCGCTTTCTTCTCCATCCTGGCTCCGGGCAAACATATTCCCGCCCACCGAGGCAAACATAAAGGCTTAGTTCGATACCACCTCGCGTTGAAGGTGCCCGAACCTCGTGAACAGTGCCGCATTCGCGTAGACAATCAAATTCGCTACTGGGAAGAAGGGAAAAGCTTGCTATTTGACGATACCTACGACCATGAAGTGTGGAATGACACGGATGGCTATCGGGTAGTGCTGTTTCTGGATATTGCCCGTCCCCTGCCATTTCCGCTGTCGCTTTTGAATTGGGCAGTCAATAAAGTGGTGGCGTCTTCGTCGATTGTGCAGAAGGCGAAGCAGAACCACGAAGCCTGGGAGAAAAAGTTTGCACCTGTGGAGCAGGCTGCACGGTCTAGCGCTAACGCCCAGTCGTGA
- the cobM gene encoding precorrin-4 C(11)-methyltransferase: MTNSTSTLQPNPAAQSVSILPLAPAVYIVGAGPGDPDLLTIRAQKLLASADVILYADSLVPKQVLEMVRSDAEVIPTANKTLEDILPLMIERVRQGRSVIRLHSGDPSLYSAIHEQMRELAEAEIPFEVVPGISAFQAAAAKLSVELTVPELVQTIILTRISGRTQVPETEELASLATHKASLCLYLSARHVDEAQAKLLEHYAPETPTAICYRVGWPDEQIRVVPLSEMAQVTQDEDLIRTTLYIISPALAGREIGFPKSDQVRSRLYNPTHSHLFRPRPASRPQAD, translated from the coding sequence ATGACTAACTCAACTTCAACCCTCCAGCCCAATCCAGCGGCTCAGAGTGTTTCAATCCTTCCCCTAGCCCCAGCGGTCTACATTGTGGGGGCAGGCCCCGGCGATCCGGACTTGCTCACGATTCGGGCACAAAAGCTCCTAGCCAGTGCAGACGTGATTCTGTACGCAGATTCGCTGGTTCCTAAGCAAGTCCTGGAAATGGTGCGATCGGATGCCGAGGTGATTCCGACGGCGAACAAAACCCTGGAAGACATTCTGCCGTTGATGATTGAGCGGGTGCGGCAAGGTCGGTCTGTAATTCGGCTGCATTCGGGCGATCCGAGCCTGTATAGCGCCATTCATGAGCAAATGCGGGAATTGGCTGAGGCAGAGATTCCCTTTGAAGTTGTGCCGGGTATTAGCGCCTTTCAGGCGGCGGCGGCCAAGTTGAGCGTCGAACTGACCGTGCCGGAGCTGGTGCAGACGATTATTCTGACGCGCATTAGCGGTCGCACCCAAGTTCCGGAAACCGAAGAGTTAGCATCCCTAGCCACGCATAAAGCCAGTTTGTGCCTGTACCTCAGCGCTCGCCATGTGGACGAAGCTCAGGCGAAATTGCTAGAACATTACGCTCCCGAAACACCCACCGCCATTTGCTACCGGGTGGGATGGCCAGACGAGCAGATTCGGGTCGTGCCGCTATCCGAAATGGCGCAGGTGACCCAAGATGAAGACCTGATCCGGACGACGCTTTACATCATTAGTCCCGCCTTGGCAGGACGAGAGATTGGCTTTCCCAAGAGTGATCAGGTGCGATCGCGCCTTTACAACCCCACCCATAGCCATCTGTTCCGACCGCGCCCAGCGAGTCGCCCGCAGGCTGATTAA
- a CDS encoding GGDEF domain-containing protein: MGAHAEILSPIASHLETCVQLAAHLCHAPIAWLSVGNLLDTPMVLGVGCSSEKLEYFEQEMARDRPLQSDALLWRNDGTNGLTLLPFGGGQWFKAAWPLISSRKFVVGHLCVVDYIARQLDEGTLTLVEQLARQMAWMIERQILDGETHPDTSDALEIVWQTNQKLQLRVESLQEEHFYLNQLNYFMDTLQDYGTFSEAIAQLPALLKAMFPDQWGRLYLSVQAMNAVAWQTKPSNCVETLIWGREGGTQQQKLPVNCPVIQSLYPYYSIADSEESRDMCSLCKFSDGVRSQDNFCVPLVGYDSHIPPLVNGVLSVSVDSDSGWSHLQRQMVIQVARHLGKVLTRLKQYDLIHEQSIRDALTGLFNRRYLAEVLPQILHRAHHGHYPVGVIVFDIDHFKQFNDRYGHLAGDKVLQDFGVFLKGFVRGTDLACRYGGEEFALILPEANLERVMQRAERLRQGMHYMKMEYQGQALGTVTISAGVASFPRNGETLEDLIAAADSALYEAKAQGRDRVCVAQE; this comes from the coding sequence GTGGGCGCTCACGCCGAGATCTTGTCTCCCATTGCCTCGCACCTTGAGACCTGTGTTCAACTGGCTGCTCATCTTTGTCATGCCCCGATTGCGTGGCTTAGTGTTGGCAATCTTCTAGATACACCTATGGTGCTGGGGGTGGGTTGTTCATCCGAGAAATTGGAATATTTCGAACAAGAGATGGCCCGCGATCGCCCCCTCCAGTCCGATGCTTTGTTATGGCGAAACGATGGCACAAATGGCTTAACGTTGCTTCCATTTGGTGGAGGGCAATGGTTTAAAGCCGCATGGCCTCTGATCAGCAGTCGCAAGTTTGTGGTAGGACACTTATGTGTTGTTGATTATATTGCACGGCAACTGGATGAGGGCACGTTGACCTTGGTTGAGCAACTAGCTCGGCAAATGGCGTGGATGATTGAAAGGCAAATTTTGGACGGAGAAACGCATCCAGATACATCCGACGCACTGGAGATTGTATGGCAAACTAACCAAAAACTGCAGCTTCGGGTTGAGTCCCTTCAGGAAGAACATTTCTATCTGAATCAGCTCAACTACTTCATGGATACGCTCCAAGATTATGGAACCTTTAGCGAGGCGATCGCCCAACTACCAGCCTTGTTAAAAGCCATGTTCCCCGATCAATGGGGACGTCTCTACTTATCCGTTCAGGCCATGAATGCTGTAGCTTGGCAGACTAAGCCGTCAAACTGTGTGGAAACCTTGATATGGGGGAGAGAGGGTGGTACTCAGCAGCAAAAACTGCCGGTCAATTGCCCGGTTATCCAGTCTCTCTATCCCTACTATTCAATCGCAGACAGCGAGGAATCGAGGGATATGTGCTCTCTGTGTAAGTTTTCTGACGGGGTAAGGTCACAGGACAATTTTTGTGTACCGCTGGTGGGATATGACTCCCACATTCCGCCACTGGTGAATGGTGTGTTATCCGTGTCTGTTGATTCCGACTCAGGATGGTCTCATCTCCAGCGGCAGATGGTGATTCAAGTGGCACGCCATTTGGGGAAAGTACTAACCCGTCTTAAGCAGTACGATTTGATCCATGAGCAAAGTATTCGGGATGCGCTCACCGGACTATTTAACCGACGATATTTAGCCGAGGTATTGCCCCAGATTCTGCATCGCGCCCATCACGGACACTACCCAGTAGGAGTTATTGTGTTTGATATTGATCATTTCAAGCAATTTAATGATCGCTACGGCCATTTAGCAGGCGATAAGGTGCTTCAAGATTTCGGGGTGTTCCTGAAGGGCTTTGTCCGAGGCACAGATTTGGCCTGCCGCTATGGTGGTGAGGAGTTTGCGCTGATTTTGCCGGAAGCCAATTTGGAACGGGTGATGCAGCGGGCAGAACGGCTGCGTCAGGGCATGCACTACATGAAAATGGAGTATCAGGGACAAGCGCTCGGAACCGTCACCATCTCGGCAGGGGTGGCTAGTTTTCCCCGGAATGGCGAAACATTAGAAGATTTGATTGCCGCTGCTGATTCGGCGCTATACGAAGCTAAGGCGCAGGGGCGCGATCGCGTCTGTGTGGCTCAGGAATAA
- a CDS encoding uracil-DNA glycosylase: MSDLTQMDLFGGSPEPSPPPTFNPDDIPTRASVPIPPGTYTSMEQMKVHCNQCQRCDLGATRTHAVVGRGNPQAPIMIVGEGPGQNEDETGLPFVGKAGQLLDKILESVQLTTDDVFICNIVKCRPPGNRTPTQTEMDACRPYLIEQIRMVDPKIILLTGASSVKGLIGDKRGITKIRGQWLEWENRLCMPIFHPAYLLRNQSREKGSPKWLMWQDIQVVRAKLDELRSQGVA; this comes from the coding sequence ATGTCTGACCTAACCCAAATGGATTTGTTCGGTGGAAGTCCAGAACCCAGCCCACCGCCTACCTTCAATCCAGATGACATTCCCACCCGTGCGTCGGTTCCCATTCCCCCCGGAACCTACACCAGCATGGAACAAATGAAGGTTCACTGTAACCAGTGCCAGCGGTGCGATTTGGGCGCAACCCGTACCCATGCCGTTGTGGGTCGGGGCAATCCCCAAGCTCCCATCATGATTGTGGGGGAGGGGCCAGGGCAAAACGAGGATGAAACGGGGTTGCCGTTTGTGGGGAAGGCGGGTCAACTGCTGGACAAAATTCTGGAGTCGGTGCAGCTCACCACGGACGATGTGTTTATCTGCAACATTGTGAAGTGTCGTCCCCCGGGAAACCGCACACCGACCCAGACCGAAATGGATGCGTGCCGACCCTACCTGATTGAACAAATCCGCATGGTCGATCCGAAAATTATCCTCCTGACGGGAGCCTCCTCGGTAAAAGGGTTGATCGGTGATAAGCGCGGGATTACAAAGATTCGCGGCCAGTGGCTGGAATGGGAAAATCGCTTGTGCATGCCGATTTTTCATCCGGCGTACTTGCTACGGAACCAGTCCCGTGAAAAGGGCAGTCCAAAGTGGCTGATGTGGCAGGATATTCAGGTGGTGCGGGCTAAATTGGATGAACTGCGATCGCAGGGCGTTGCCTAG
- a CDS encoding DUF4864 domain-containing protein — MNITPNDRTTIKSIISEQLQAFQQEDGDRAFFFASPTIQRQFQTPERFMQMVRTAYPSVYRPRSVIFEDLAIADGQWVQPILLMDSDGNVVRALYLMKRRPTHGWRIEGCVLVDVEEHFVDDDDDLDDDEDDDDDGYFIDFDYS, encoded by the coding sequence ATGAACATTACGCCCAACGATCGCACCACCATCAAATCCATCATTTCCGAGCAACTGCAAGCCTTTCAGCAGGAGGATGGCGATCGCGCCTTTTTCTTTGCTAGTCCCACCATTCAGCGGCAGTTTCAAACCCCGGAACGCTTTATGCAGATGGTACGCACCGCCTATCCATCGGTCTATCGTCCCCGATCGGTGATTTTTGAAGACCTGGCGATCGCCGATGGGCAGTGGGTTCAGCCTATTTTACTCATGGATAGTGACGGAAACGTAGTACGGGCGTTGTACTTAATGAAACGTCGGCCTACCCACGGTTGGCGGATTGAGGGGTGCGTGCTCGTGGATGTCGAGGAGCATTTCGTCGATGACGATGATGATCTCGATGACGATGAGGATGACGATGACGACGGCTACTTTATCGATTTTGATTATTCCTGA